In Burkholderia savannae, one genomic interval encodes:
- a CDS encoding PQQ-dependent sugar dehydrogenase encodes MRPSTALSRIVSSDLPALLRAAAAACLVLATIAATIAAADASAALPIDELRVPPGFRVQVLADDVPAAREMAWSPRGILYVGSMEGRVHALVVRDGHVREHHVIASGLEMPVGVAYRDGALYVSAVSRILRLDRIDERLAAPPKPVVVTNALPTERHHGWKFIAFGPDGKLYVPTGAPCNICVADRDRYAMIGRMNPDGSGYEVYARGVRNTVGFAWHPATHELWFTDNGRDLMGDDRPDDKLSRAPRAGLDFGYPFCHGGDVLDPQFGGGHTCASYVPPVLKLGAHVASLGMRFYTGDMFPPDYRGNIFIAEHGSWNRSRKVGYRVMRVIASPDGRSARQEAFVQGWLRPDESVWGRPADVLPLPDGSLLVSDDYAGAIYRITYDATH; translated from the coding sequence ATGCGTCCTTCCACCGCCCTGTCGCGCATCGTTTCGTCAGACCTGCCGGCTTTGCTGCGCGCGGCGGCCGCCGCCTGTCTCGTTCTCGCCACAATCGCAGCCACAATCGCGGCCGCCGATGCGTCGGCCGCGCTGCCGATCGACGAACTGCGCGTGCCGCCCGGCTTCCGCGTCCAGGTGCTCGCCGACGACGTGCCCGCCGCGCGCGAAATGGCGTGGTCGCCGCGGGGCATCCTGTACGTCGGCAGCATGGAGGGGCGGGTGCACGCGCTCGTCGTGCGCGACGGCCATGTGCGCGAGCATCACGTGATCGCATCCGGGCTCGAGATGCCGGTCGGCGTCGCGTACCGCGACGGCGCGCTCTACGTGTCGGCCGTATCGCGAATTTTACGCCTCGACCGGATCGACGAGCGGCTCGCCGCGCCGCCGAAGCCCGTCGTGGTCACGAACGCGCTGCCGACCGAACGCCATCACGGCTGGAAATTCATCGCATTCGGGCCCGACGGCAAGCTCTACGTGCCGACGGGCGCGCCGTGCAACATCTGCGTCGCCGACCGCGACCGCTACGCGATGATCGGCCGGATGAATCCCGACGGCAGCGGCTACGAGGTCTATGCGCGCGGCGTGCGCAACACGGTCGGCTTCGCATGGCATCCGGCGACGCACGAGCTCTGGTTCACCGACAACGGCCGGGATCTGATGGGCGACGACCGCCCCGACGACAAGCTGAGCCGTGCGCCGCGCGCGGGCCTCGACTTCGGCTATCCGTTCTGCCACGGCGGCGACGTGCTCGATCCGCAGTTCGGCGGCGGCCACACGTGCGCGAGCTACGTGCCGCCTGTGCTCAAGCTGGGCGCGCATGTCGCCTCGCTCGGCATGCGCTTCTATACGGGCGACATGTTCCCGCCCGACTACCGGGGCAATATCTTCATTGCCGAGCACGGTTCGTGGAACCGCAGCCGCAAGGTCGGCTACCGGGTCATGCGAGTGATCGCCTCGCCCGACGGCCGGTCGGCGCGCCAGGAGGCCTTCGTCCAAGGGTGGCTCCGGCCCGACGAAAGCGTCTGGGGACGCCCCGCCGATGTGCTGCCGCTGCCGGACGGCTCGCTCCTCGTCAGCGACGACTACGCAGGCGCGATCTACCGGATCACCTACGATGCGACGCATTGA
- the rsgA gene encoding ribosome small subunit-dependent GTPase A, translating into MKHAPTKQPAKAAARGGERVEGRVIAAHGRHYIVAPADGGPMLQCFPRGKKSDVAVGDRVVYERTSADQGVIVEIGERRNLLYRSDQFKSKLFAANLDQLLIVLATEPYFSEDLLGRALIAAEANALKPVVVLNKIDVEAALPAARERLASYRALGYDVLELSIKGAPDDARAQLAPRLAGHSTILLGQSGMGKSTLVNLLVPDAEAATREISAALNSGRHTTTFTRLYPLPEGGALIDSPGFQEFGLYHLTEGRLERAFPEFRPLLPHCRFYNCHHLHEPGCAILEAVAGGRIAASRHALYAQLVHEASQIVR; encoded by the coding sequence ATGAAGCACGCGCCGACCAAGCAGCCGGCCAAGGCCGCCGCGCGCGGCGGCGAGCGCGTCGAAGGGCGCGTGATCGCCGCGCACGGCCGCCACTACATCGTCGCGCCCGCCGACGGCGGCCCGATGCTGCAGTGCTTTCCGCGCGGCAAGAAAAGCGACGTCGCGGTCGGCGACCGCGTCGTCTACGAACGGACGTCGGCCGATCAGGGCGTGATCGTCGAGATCGGCGAGCGGCGCAACCTGCTCTACCGCTCCGACCAGTTCAAGTCCAAGCTCTTCGCGGCGAATCTCGATCAGTTGCTGATCGTGCTCGCGACCGAGCCGTATTTCAGCGAAGACCTGCTCGGCCGCGCGCTGATCGCCGCCGAGGCGAACGCGCTGAAGCCCGTCGTGGTGCTGAACAAGATCGACGTCGAGGCCGCGCTGCCGGCCGCGCGCGAGCGTCTCGCGTCATACCGCGCGCTCGGCTACGACGTGCTCGAGCTGTCGATCAAGGGCGCGCCCGACGACGCGCGCGCGCAGCTCGCGCCGCGTCTCGCCGGCCATTCGACGATCCTGCTCGGCCAGTCGGGGATGGGCAAATCGACGCTCGTGAACCTGCTCGTGCCCGACGCCGAGGCGGCGACGCGCGAGATCTCCGCGGCGCTCAACAGCGGCCGCCACACGACGACGTTCACGCGCCTCTATCCGCTGCCGGAAGGCGGCGCGCTGATCGATTCTCCCGGCTTCCAGGAGTTCGGCCTCTATCATCTGACGGAAGGCCGCCTCGAGCGCGCGTTCCCGGAGTTCCGGCCGCTGTTGCCGCATTGCCGTTTCTATAATTGTCATCATCTGCACGAGCCGGGCTGCGCGATCCTGGAAGCCGTCGCCGGCGGCAGGATCGCGGCCTCGCGCCACGCGCTGTACGCGCAGCTCGTGCACGAGGCGAGCCAGATCGTCCGCTAG
- a CDS encoding PA0069 family radical SAM protein: MNDRSDVEYPVAPPAPRKGRGAVGNLQGRYEIVEREAVDDGWTRDDDGEPPAALRTQVFEERARTILTRNASPDIPFNVSLNPYRGCEHGCIYCFARPTHSYLGLSPGLDFESRIYAKVNAAELLARELAKPRYVPEPIALGVNTDAYQPVERELAITRQVIQVMHDHGQPFAAITKSSLIERDLDLLAPMAERRQVMAAVTITTLDPELARALEPRAATPSRRLRTIRALRDAGVPVGVSVAPMIPFVTEPDLERVLEACADAGATHASYIVLRLPWEVAPLFTEWLAAHFPDRAERVMARVRDMRGGKDYDSDFSRRMKGDGMWADLLRQRFRMAVKRCGLNERSRGILDFSRFGAQRQSKPRTPLARPGKAAQAKDASQLSLF; this comes from the coding sequence ATGAACGATCGATCCGACGTCGAATATCCGGTAGCGCCGCCCGCGCCCCGCAAGGGGCGCGGCGCGGTGGGCAACCTGCAGGGGCGCTACGAGATCGTCGAGCGCGAGGCGGTCGACGACGGCTGGACGCGCGACGACGACGGCGAGCCGCCCGCCGCGTTGCGCACGCAGGTGTTCGAGGAGCGCGCGAGGACGATCCTCACGCGCAACGCGTCGCCGGACATCCCGTTCAACGTGTCGCTGAACCCGTATCGCGGCTGCGAGCACGGCTGCATCTACTGCTTCGCGCGGCCGACGCACAGCTATCTCGGGCTGTCGCCGGGGCTCGATTTCGAGAGCCGGATCTACGCAAAGGTGAACGCGGCGGAGTTGCTCGCGCGCGAGCTCGCGAAGCCCCGTTACGTGCCCGAGCCGATCGCGCTCGGCGTGAACACCGACGCGTATCAGCCGGTCGAGCGCGAGCTGGCGATCACGCGGCAGGTGATCCAGGTGATGCACGATCACGGGCAGCCGTTTGCCGCGATCACGAAGTCGTCGCTGATCGAGCGCGATCTCGATCTGCTCGCGCCGATGGCCGAGCGCCGGCAGGTGATGGCGGCCGTCACGATCACGACGCTCGATCCCGAGCTCGCGCGGGCGCTCGAGCCTCGCGCCGCGACGCCTTCGCGCCGGCTGCGGACGATCCGCGCGCTGCGCGACGCGGGCGTGCCCGTCGGCGTGAGCGTCGCGCCGATGATTCCGTTCGTCACCGAGCCCGATCTCGAGCGCGTGCTCGAGGCGTGCGCGGACGCTGGCGCGACGCATGCGAGCTATATCGTGCTGCGGCTGCCGTGGGAGGTCGCGCCGCTCTTCACCGAATGGCTCGCCGCGCATTTCCCGGATCGCGCGGAGCGCGTGATGGCGCGCGTGCGGGACATGCGCGGCGGCAAGGACTACGACTCGGATTTCAGCCGGCGAATGAAGGGGGACGGCATGTGGGCGGATCTGCTCAGGCAGCGCTTCCGGATGGCGGTCAAGCGCTGCGGGCTGAACGAACGCTCGCGCGGCATTCTCGATTTCTCGCGGTTCGGTGCGCAGCGGCAGTCGAAGCCGCGGACGCCGCTCGCGCGGCCGGGCAAGGCGGCGCAAGCGAAAGACGCGTCGCAGCTCAGCCTGTTCTAG
- a CDS encoding Lrp/AsnC ligand binding domain-containing protein — translation MRTQRQPVRALDKLDRRILKLLQEDGRMAMKDLAERVGLTVTPCIERVRRMERDGVITGYHARVDPAQLGAALLVFVEITLDHKSGNMFEQFRREVMKIDEVLECHLVSGDFDYLIKARIGEMADYRKLLGDILLQLPGAVQSKSYVVMEEIKETLAIAVDE, via the coding sequence GCCGGTACGCGCGCTCGACAAGCTCGACCGGCGCATTCTGAAGCTGCTGCAAGAGGACGGCCGCATGGCGATGAAGGACCTCGCCGAGCGCGTCGGCCTGACGGTCACGCCTTGCATCGAGCGGGTGCGGCGGATGGAGCGCGACGGCGTGATCACGGGCTATCACGCGCGCGTCGACCCGGCGCAGCTCGGCGCGGCGCTGCTCGTATTCGTCGAGATCACGCTCGATCACAAGAGCGGCAACATGTTCGAGCAGTTTCGGCGCGAGGTGATGAAGATCGACGAGGTGCTCGAATGCCATCTGGTGTCGGGCGACTTCGACTATCTGATCAAGGCGCGGATCGGCGAGATGGCCGACTACCGCAAGCTGCTCGGCGACATCCTGCTGCAACTGCCGGGCGCCGTGCAGTCGAAGAGTTATGTCGTGATGGAAGAGATCAAGGAGACGCTGGCGATCGCGGTCGACGAGTGA
- a CDS encoding putative signal transducing protein, whose protein sequence is MRFKAPDLATAQHWANVLDVAGVGCELHNCYASGALGGLPMDACLPEIWLDDERDEALARRLIEAASAGPPAGAAPWRCARCGETLDAQFTACWHCGAGRDPRDG, encoded by the coding sequence ATGCGCTTCAAGGCCCCCGACCTCGCCACCGCCCAGCACTGGGCGAACGTGCTCGACGTCGCAGGCGTCGGCTGCGAGCTGCACAACTGTTACGCCAGCGGCGCGCTCGGCGGCCTGCCGATGGACGCGTGCCTGCCGGAAATCTGGCTCGACGACGAGCGCGACGAGGCGCTCGCGCGGCGGCTGATCGAGGCGGCATCGGCCGGGCCGCCCGCCGGCGCGGCGCCGTGGCGCTGCGCGCGCTGCGGCGAGACGCTCGATGCACAGTTCACCGCGTGCTGGCATTGCGGCGCGGGCCGCGACCCGCGCGACGGCTGA
- a CDS encoding GNAT family N-acetyltransferase, which yields MTNAYALHSIRYNDAPDALRRQFALLHQRVDPDDAFAPGETTPVIHDPRLDAMSFYVSTPANHEVVGYSAVVRKTISHAGERFSIGGLSWVATDPAHRRAGLGTRTVAAATQWLQASGIDIGVFTCDPPLARFYARAGRWPVAARVTLIGSRAQGALRSDTLNKVVLMRLFSAKARAAEAELSRATIDLDLPLGQFL from the coding sequence ATGACGAACGCCTACGCACTCCACTCGATTCGCTACAACGACGCGCCCGACGCGCTTCGACGCCAGTTCGCCCTGCTCCACCAACGCGTCGACCCCGACGATGCATTTGCCCCCGGCGAAACGACTCCGGTGATCCACGATCCTCGCCTCGACGCGATGTCGTTCTACGTATCGACGCCGGCGAACCATGAAGTCGTCGGCTACTCGGCCGTCGTGCGCAAGACGATCTCGCACGCGGGCGAGCGCTTCTCGATCGGCGGGCTCAGCTGGGTGGCGACCGATCCCGCGCACCGGCGCGCGGGCCTCGGCACGCGCACGGTCGCGGCGGCGACGCAGTGGCTGCAAGCGAGCGGCATCGACATCGGCGTGTTCACGTGCGATCCGCCGCTCGCGCGCTTCTATGCGCGCGCCGGGCGCTGGCCGGTCGCCGCGCGCGTGACGCTGATCGGCAGCCGCGCGCAGGGCGCGCTGCGCAGCGACACGCTGAACAAGGTCGTGCTGATGCGGCTCTTTTCCGCGAAGGCGCGGGCCGCCGAAGCGGAACTGAGCCGTGCGACGATCGATCTCGACCTGCCCCTCGGCCAGTTCCTGTGA
- a CDS encoding CobD/CbiB family protein has translation MTFFSVLLALIIEQVRALSPSNPVFALFQSHAESAAHGFDAGKRKHGVLAWLVVVLPWVLAVGLVYFLLYKVSFVLAFLWNVVVVYFTLGFRQFSHYFTDIHLALNNDDVPRARDILREWTGIDTVDMPVSEIVRHTLIHAVVASHRHVFGVFFWFVLPVGPAGAVLYRIAEYLSRSWSAPADDRTAAFSTFAQRAFFVIDWVPARLTALGFAIVGNFEDAIYAWRNHTRQWPDSNDGVLLAAGSGALGARLAGPLAEQSSIDALAAGDNGPVTVGDDCTPRTLQSAVGLVWRAVILWMLLLLMLTIAVWVS, from the coding sequence ATGACTTTCTTCTCGGTTCTCCTTGCCCTCATCATCGAACAGGTCCGCGCGCTGTCGCCGAGCAATCCGGTCTTCGCGCTGTTTCAGTCTCATGCGGAATCGGCTGCGCACGGCTTCGACGCCGGCAAAAGGAAGCATGGCGTGCTCGCCTGGCTCGTCGTCGTGCTGCCCTGGGTGCTTGCCGTCGGGCTCGTCTATTTCCTGCTGTACAAGGTGAGCTTCGTGCTCGCGTTCCTCTGGAACGTCGTCGTCGTGTACTTCACGCTCGGCTTCCGGCAGTTCAGCCATTACTTCACCGACATCCACCTCGCGCTCAACAACGACGACGTGCCGCGCGCGCGCGACATCCTGCGCGAGTGGACGGGCATCGACACGGTCGACATGCCGGTCAGCGAGATCGTCCGCCATACGCTGATCCACGCGGTCGTCGCGTCGCATCGGCACGTGTTCGGCGTGTTCTTCTGGTTCGTGCTGCCGGTCGGCCCGGCGGGCGCGGTGCTGTACCGGATCGCCGAATATCTGTCGCGCAGCTGGTCGGCGCCGGCGGACGACCGCACCGCGGCGTTCTCGACGTTCGCGCAGCGCGCGTTCTTCGTGATCGACTGGGTGCCGGCGCGCCTGACGGCGCTCGGCTTCGCGATCGTCGGCAACTTCGAGGATGCGATCTACGCATGGCGCAATCACACGCGCCAGTGGCCCGACTCGAACGACGGCGTGCTGCTCGCGGCCGGCAGCGGCGCGCTCGGCGCGCGGCTCGCGGGCCCGCTCGCCGAGCAGTCGAGCATCGATGCGCTCGCGGCGGGGGACAACGGGCCGGTGACGGTCGGCGACGACTGCACGCCGCGCACGCTGCAGTCGGCCGTCGGCCTCGTGTGGCGCGCGGTGATCCTGTGGATGCTGCTTCTGTTGATGCTGACGATCGCCGTCTGGGTGTCGTGA
- the rplS gene encoding 50S ribosomal protein L19, with product MNLIAKLEQEEIERALAGKTIPAFAPGDTVIVNVNVVEGNRKRVQAYEGVVIAKRNRGLNSSFIVRKISSGEGVERTFQTYSPLLASIVVKRRGDVRRAKLYYLRERSGKSARIKEKLVSKDRAAAAQQ from the coding sequence ATGAATCTGATCGCAAAACTTGAGCAGGAAGAGATCGAGCGCGCGCTCGCAGGCAAGACGATCCCCGCATTCGCCCCGGGCGACACGGTGATCGTGAACGTGAACGTGGTGGAAGGTAACCGCAAGCGCGTTCAGGCTTACGAAGGCGTCGTGATCGCGAAGCGCAACCGTGGCCTCAACTCGTCGTTCATCGTCCGCAAGATCTCGTCGGGCGAAGGCGTCGAGCGTACGTTCCAGACGTACTCGCCGCTGCTGGCGAGCATCGTCGTGAAGCGTCGCGGCGACGTGCGTCGCGCGAAGCTGTACTACCTGCGCGAGCGTTCGGGCAAGTCGGCTCGAATCAAGGAAAAGCTGGTGTCGAAGGATCGCGCCGCTGCTGCGCAACAGTAA
- the rpsP gene encoding 30S ribosomal protein S16, whose protein sequence is MVIIRLARGGSKKRPFYNIVATDSRNRRDGRFIERVGFYNPVATKGEALRIAQDRLTYWQGVGAQLSPTVERLVKQAQKAQPAA, encoded by the coding sequence ATGGTCATCATCCGTCTGGCTCGCGGCGGCTCGAAGAAGCGCCCGTTCTACAACATCGTCGCCACCGATTCGCGCAACCGTCGTGACGGCCGTTTCATCGAGCGCGTCGGCTTCTACAACCCGGTCGCGACGAAGGGCGAAGCGCTGCGCATCGCTCAAGACCGCCTGACGTACTGGCAAGGCGTTGGCGCGCAACTGTCGCCGACCGTCGAGCGTCTCGTGAAGCAAGCGCAAAAGGCGCAGCCGGCTGCCTAA
- a CDS encoding M48 family metallopeptidase, producing the protein MSAYTFTLLFAVAVVAMTGTKLWLASRQIRFVASHRARVPAQFRETIPLSAHQRAADYTIERTRLTMFEIVVGSAVLVGLTLLGGVGALDSLLSGWLGRGYGQQVALVAAVLVISGAVDLPFEYYRQFGIEERFGFNRMTKRLFFADLAKNALLGAALGLPLLFVVLWLMNQAGALWWLWTWAVWVGFQMLVLVLYPSFIAPLFNKFEPLSDDALRTRIEGLMKRCGFAAKGLFVMDGSRRSAHGNAYFTGFGASKRIVFFDTLLARLTGNEIEAVLAHELGHFKRRHVMKRMLWTFALSLALLALLGWLAQRAWFYTGLGVMPSLAGSNAGVALVLFFLSMPVFLFFVTPLGSLSSRKHEFEADAFAASQTDARDLVNALVKLYEDNASTLTPDPVYTAFYYSHPPASQRIDRLLQHS; encoded by the coding sequence ATGTCCGCCTATACCTTCACCCTGCTCTTCGCCGTCGCGGTCGTCGCGATGACGGGCACCAAGCTGTGGCTCGCGTCGCGGCAGATCCGCTTCGTCGCCTCGCATCGCGCCCGCGTGCCCGCGCAATTCCGCGAAACGATCCCGCTTTCCGCGCATCAGCGCGCCGCCGACTACACGATCGAGCGCACCCGGCTCACGATGTTCGAGATCGTCGTGGGCTCGGCCGTGCTCGTCGGCCTCACGCTCCTCGGCGGCGTCGGCGCGCTCGATTCGCTGCTCTCCGGCTGGCTCGGGCGCGGCTACGGCCAGCAGGTCGCGCTCGTCGCCGCGGTGCTCGTGATCTCGGGCGCGGTCGACCTGCCGTTCGAGTACTACCGCCAGTTCGGCATCGAAGAGCGCTTCGGCTTCAACCGGATGACCAAGCGCCTGTTCTTCGCCGATCTCGCGAAGAACGCGCTTCTCGGCGCGGCGCTCGGGCTGCCGCTCCTCTTCGTCGTGCTGTGGCTGATGAACCAGGCGGGCGCGCTCTGGTGGCTGTGGACGTGGGCGGTGTGGGTCGGCTTCCAGATGCTCGTCCTCGTGCTCTACCCGAGCTTCATCGCGCCGCTCTTCAACAAGTTCGAGCCGCTGTCCGACGACGCGCTGCGCACGCGCATCGAAGGGCTGATGAAGCGCTGCGGCTTCGCGGCGAAGGGCCTCTTCGTGATGGACGGCAGCCGCCGCTCCGCGCACGGCAACGCGTACTTCACGGGTTTCGGCGCGTCGAAGCGGATCGTGTTCTTCGATACTTTGCTCGCCCGCCTGACGGGCAACGAGATCGAAGCGGTGCTCGCGCACGAGCTCGGCCATTTCAAACGCCGCCACGTGATGAAGCGCATGCTCTGGACGTTCGCGCTCAGCCTCGCGCTCCTCGCGCTGCTCGGCTGGCTCGCGCAGCGCGCGTGGTTCTACACGGGCCTCGGCGTGATGCCGTCGCTCGCCGGCAGCAACGCGGGCGTCGCGCTCGTGCTGTTCTTCCTGTCGATGCCGGTGTTCCTGTTCTTCGTCACGCCGCTCGGCAGCCTGAGCTCGCGCAAGCACGAGTTCGAAGCCGACGCGTTCGCCGCGAGCCAGACCGACGCGCGCGACCTCGTCAACGCGCTCGTGAAGCTCTACGAAGACAACGCATCGACGCTCACGCCCGACCCCGTCTACACCGCGTTCTATTACTCGCACCCGCCCGCGTCGCAACGGATCGACCGGCTGCTCCAGCACTCATGA
- a CDS encoding NINE protein, which yields MSSSTTTPPRFRSKTLTALLAFLFGSLGAHRFYLYGWKDLAGWAHVFATIVGVPGFLLLAASGRSAALGWWLVMPGAISLLAAFLAALVYGLRADDKWDAQFNAATDRRSRSGWGVVFVVIFSLLIGAFLLMTGLALAFQTYFESQVEAAKQISQ from the coding sequence ATGTCCAGCAGCACGACCACGCCGCCCCGCTTTCGCTCAAAGACGCTCACCGCACTGCTCGCCTTCCTGTTCGGCTCACTCGGCGCGCACCGTTTCTATCTATACGGCTGGAAAGACCTCGCGGGCTGGGCGCACGTGTTCGCGACGATCGTCGGCGTTCCCGGGTTCCTGCTGCTCGCGGCCTCGGGGCGCAGCGCCGCGCTCGGCTGGTGGCTCGTCATGCCCGGCGCGATTTCACTGCTCGCCGCCTTCCTCGCCGCGCTCGTCTACGGGCTGCGCGCCGACGACAAATGGGACGCGCAATTCAACGCCGCAACGGACCGCCGCAGCCGCTCCGGCTGGGGCGTCGTGTTCGTCGTCATCTTCTCGCTGCTGATCGGCGCGTTCCTGCTGATGACAGGGCTCGCGCTCGCGTTCCAGACGTACTTCGAATCGCAGGTCGAGGCGGCCAAGCAAATTTCGCAATGA
- the rimM gene encoding ribosome maturation factor RimM (Essential for efficient processing of 16S rRNA) codes for MAGHDSGSAKRGQAPSFGVFVRKPVERAPVKAASGGAADSEAIRIDAAQSWPDDAVEVGAVVDAYGLKGWVKLAAHAGAGRGGDALLNARDWWLQKGAERKSARVTQAKLHGDAIVAHPAGSADRDAALALRGFRVFVRRGDFPALAADEFYWVDLIGLDVVNEAGVALGKVADMIDNGVHSIMRVEYPATGKDGGPKTGERLIPFVGAYVKAVEQAAGRIVVDWEADY; via the coding sequence ATGGCTGGTCACGACTCCGGTAGCGCAAAGCGCGGACAAGCGCCGTCGTTCGGCGTATTCGTCCGCAAGCCGGTCGAGCGCGCGCCCGTGAAAGCGGCGAGCGGCGGCGCGGCTGATTCGGAAGCAATTCGCATCGACGCGGCGCAGTCGTGGCCGGACGATGCGGTCGAGGTCGGCGCGGTGGTCGACGCGTACGGCCTCAAGGGCTGGGTCAAGCTCGCGGCCCATGCCGGTGCGGGGCGAGGCGGCGACGCGCTCCTCAACGCGCGCGACTGGTGGCTGCAAAAGGGCGCGGAGCGGAAATCCGCGCGCGTCACGCAGGCGAAGCTGCATGGCGACGCGATCGTCGCGCATCCGGCCGGCTCCGCCGATCGGGATGCGGCGCTCGCGCTGCGCGGTTTTCGCGTGTTCGTGCGTCGCGGCGATTTCCCGGCGCTCGCCGCCGACGAGTTCTACTGGGTCGATCTGATCGGCCTCGACGTCGTCAACGAGGCGGGCGTCGCGCTCGGCAAGGTCGCCGACATGATCGACAACGGCGTGCATTCGATCATGCGCGTCGAATATCCGGCAACCGGCAAGGATGGCGGGCCGAAAACCGGCGAGCGGCTGATTCCGTTCGTCGGCGCGTACGTGAAGGCGGTCGAGCAGGCGGCGGGGCGCATCGTCGTCGACTGGGAAGCCGATTACTGA
- a CDS encoding CoA pyrophosphatase, translating to MIRRPIIDPEVLPIETTGAGLPAVPPPLLTPAGLRSRFEQPPEWTQEPVEVQLADGVDPRSAAVLVPLVVRERGLTVLLTQRADHLNDHAGQISFPGGRREPDDRDANATALREAREEIALARERVELLGALPDYLTGTGFCVTPVVALVHPPFTVQADTLEVAEIFEVPLDFLMDPAHHQVRVFRWEGGERRFFAMPYPRGPVGGQYFIWGATAGMLRNLYRFLAA from the coding sequence TTGATCCGTCGCCCCATCATCGACCCCGAAGTGCTGCCGATCGAGACGACCGGCGCCGGTCTGCCGGCCGTCCCGCCGCCGTTGCTCACGCCGGCCGGCTTGCGCAGCCGTTTCGAGCAGCCGCCCGAATGGACGCAGGAGCCCGTCGAGGTGCAGCTCGCCGACGGCGTCGATCCGCGCAGCGCGGCGGTGCTCGTGCCGCTCGTCGTGCGTGAGCGTGGCCTGACCGTGCTGCTCACGCAGCGCGCGGACCACCTGAACGACCACGCCGGCCAGATCAGTTTCCCGGGCGGGCGCCGCGAGCCCGACGACCGCGACGCGAACGCCACCGCGCTGCGCGAGGCGCGCGAGGAAATCGCGCTCGCGCGCGAGCGCGTCGAATTGCTGGGCGCGCTGCCCGACTATCTGACGGGCACGGGTTTTTGCGTGACGCCTGTCGTCGCGCTCGTGCATCCGCCGTTCACGGTGCAGGCGGACACGCTCGAAGTTGCCGAGATTTTCGAAGTGCCGCTCGATTTCCTGATGGACCCCGCGCACCACCAGGTGAGGGTGTTCCGCTGGGAGGGCGGCGAGCGGCGCTTCTTCGCGATGCCGTATCCGCGCGGGCCGGTCGGCGGCCAGTATTTCATCTGGGGCGCGACGGCCGGCATGCTGCGCAACCTGTACCGCTTCCTCGCGGCCTAG
- the trmD gene encoding tRNA (guanosine(37)-N1)-methyltransferase TrmD, with product MDEATQSAIQFDVVTLFPEMFRALTDWGITSRAVKQGRFGLRTWNPRDFTTDNYRTVDDRPYGGGPGMVMLAKPLEAAIGAAKAEQAAQGVATSRVVMMSPQGAPLTHERVARMAAEPGVVLLCGRYEAIDQRLIDRCVDEELSLGDFVLSGGELPAMALMDAVVRLLPGVLNDAQSAVQDSFADGLLDCPHYTRPEEYEGVRVPDVLLGGHHAEIERWRRQEALRNTLAKRPDLIARARREKLLSRADEAWLASLAKEAKQAS from the coding sequence ATGGACGAAGCCACGCAGAGCGCGATCCAGTTCGACGTCGTCACGCTCTTTCCGGAGATGTTTCGCGCGTTGACCGACTGGGGCATCACGAGCCGCGCGGTGAAGCAGGGGCGGTTCGGCCTGCGCACGTGGAATCCGCGCGATTTCACGACCGACAATTACCGTACCGTCGACGATCGCCCGTATGGCGGCGGCCCCGGCATGGTGATGCTCGCGAAGCCGCTGGAAGCGGCGATCGGCGCGGCTAAGGCCGAGCAGGCGGCGCAGGGCGTCGCGACGTCGCGTGTCGTGATGATGTCGCCGCAGGGCGCGCCGCTCACGCACGAGCGCGTCGCGCGGATGGCTGCGGAGCCGGGCGTCGTGCTGCTGTGCGGCCGTTACGAGGCGATCGACCAGCGCCTGATCGATCGTTGCGTCGACGAGGAACTGAGCCTCGGCGACTTCGTGCTGTCGGGCGGCGAGTTGCCTGCGATGGCGCTGATGGACGCCGTCGTGCGCCTGCTGCCGGGCGTGCTGAACGATGCGCAATCGGCGGTGCAGGACAGTTTCGCCGACGGGCTGCTCGATTGCCCGCATTACACGCGCCCCGAGGAATACGAGGGCGTGCGCGTGCCGGACGTGCTGCTCGGCGGACATCATGCCGAGATCGAACGCTGGCGTAGGCAGGAAGCGTTGAGAAACACCCTTGCGAAGCGTCCCGATCTGATCGCGCGGGCGCGTCGCGAAAAGTTGCTGAGCCGGGCCGACGAGGCGTGGCTTGCAAGTCTCGCGAAAGAAGCGAAGCAGGCCTCCTGA